A stretch of Triticum aestivum cultivar Chinese Spring chromosome 1D, IWGSC CS RefSeq v2.1, whole genome shotgun sequence DNA encodes these proteins:
- the LOC123171200 gene encoding probable inactive receptor kinase At3g08680 — protein sequence MDVTSVGRPAVRRLDRRLSTSKASSLPSMLEGIGPNSPTTGTIPTSLASKLAFLDLSYNSFVGEIPLKVQNMTGLIGLSLQNNSLSGPIPDLHLPKLRNCTTSSQCSNCPDRGQKPLKIAVVAVGTVILLIIMVILVVCTCKRKRYKPEYSNGYHVQEPEAVGRAKKSKPEYSSGYHVQEPEVVGRAKKSKLEYSGGIEAERNKLVFFEGCSYDFDLDDLVRASGEVLGKGTYGPTYKAGLEDGTTVVVKRLKEVVVGKKVFESRWR from the exons ATGGATGTGACATCAGTGGGGAGGCCAGCAGTAAGACGATTGGACCGAAGGCTTAGCACCTCAAAGGCATCAAGCTTGCCAAGTATGTTGGAGGGCATAGGACCAAACAGTCCTACTACAGGCACAATACCTACTTCCCTAGCTTCAAAACTAGCGTTCCTCGACCTGTCGTACAACTCATTTGTCGGAGAAATCCCATTGAAAGTGCAGAATATGACTGGGCTTATTGGGCTGTCTCTCCAGAACAACTCACTTTCTGGACCCATCCCTGATCTTCACCTCCCAAAACTGAG GAactgcaccacctcctcccaatGCTCCAACTGCCCGGACAGGGGTCAGAAACCTCTCAAAATTGCAGTGGTTGCTGTAGGCACAGTTATATTATTGATAATAATGGTCATTCTCGTGGTATGCACCTGCAAGAGGAAGAGATACAAGCCAGAATACAGCAATGGTTATCATGTCCAGGAGCCTGAAGCTGTGGGAAGAGCCAAGAAATCCAAGCCAGAATACAGCAGTGGTTATCATGTCCAGGAGCCTGAAGTTGTGGGAAGAGCCAAGAAATCCAAGCTAGAATACAGCGGTGGTATAGAAGCAGAGAGGAACAAGCTAGTTTTCTTTGAGGGTTGTTCATATGATTTCGACTTGGATGATCTGGTGAGGGCTTCAGGTGAAGTCCTTGGAAAAGGAACCTACGGTCCGACCTACAAAGCTGGTCTTGAGGATGGCACGACAGTGGTGGTCAAGAGgctgaaggaggtggtggtagGAAAGAAGGTATTCGAGAGCAGATGGAGATAA